A stretch of Carnobacterium iners DNA encodes these proteins:
- a CDS encoding DUF2254 domain-containing protein: protein MKIKQGYETIKKSIWLYPVVYSVLALLLAAIVVLLDNGYLFDMRPYLPDLLLTSASLAKSVLGVVSSAFITITTFTFSTTMVVLSVYMSEFSPRVVENFLADERTMKSFGIFVSGFIYSITCMLFIREEYLTKPILAGTIGVIYIIFGLFNFILFINSVGKYIQASNLIDRLYVQAQEVISIYKNEMSQYEIVSKAGVESQGPGLPIRVQTNGYIQIVDYDRLFEVAKKYQVTVRFNRMTGQFVTNEVVIGELLLSSESTDTQRVAEEIREHYLIGMRRSEEQDFNFSIQKMVEVALRALSPGTNDPNTAVFCINSLGLLLGELCSLKEGYVVMEEEGSEGKIYRETYDLDRLLRDTFLQIIHYGQGDVYVMLAVFQAYRHMTNEAKFTNREVIQEQAHYLFDRLLKTVHDSLEKKLIIEAYEDILKSESKF, encoded by the coding sequence ATGAAGATAAAACAGGGATATGAAACGATAAAGAAAAGTATCTGGCTTTATCCAGTCGTATATAGTGTATTAGCTTTATTATTAGCAGCTATTGTCGTTTTATTAGACAATGGATATTTGTTTGATATGAGACCCTATCTACCTGATTTATTATTAACGAGCGCAAGTTTAGCTAAGTCTGTTTTGGGCGTCGTTTCAAGTGCCTTCATTACAATCACAACCTTTACTTTTTCAACAACAATGGTCGTCTTGAGTGTCTATATGAGTGAGTTTTCTCCACGAGTAGTTGAAAATTTTCTAGCCGATGAGCGAACGATGAAATCTTTTGGTATTTTCGTAAGCGGATTTATCTATAGTATTACTTGCATGCTTTTTATCCGCGAAGAATATTTAACAAAACCCATTCTTGCCGGAACGATTGGAGTTATTTATATTATCTTTGGTTTATTTAATTTTATTTTATTTATTAATAGTGTGGGTAAATACATCCAGGCTAGTAATTTAATTGATCGTTTATACGTTCAAGCGCAAGAAGTTATTTCTATTTATAAAAATGAAATGAGCCAATATGAAATTGTCTCAAAAGCAGGTGTAGAAAGCCAAGGTCCAGGACTTCCGATAAGAGTTCAGACAAATGGGTACATTCAGATAGTAGATTATGATCGCTTATTTGAAGTAGCGAAAAAATACCAGGTAACCGTTCGCTTCAATAGAATGACGGGACAGTTTGTGACAAATGAAGTTGTTATAGGTGAATTGTTACTCAGTTCAGAAAGTACAGACACTCAAAGAGTAGCAGAAGAAATACGTGAGCACTATTTAATTGGGATGCGTCGTTCAGAAGAACAAGATTTTAATTTTTCTATCCAAAAGATGGTAGAAGTTGCGTTAAGAGCACTATCCCCGGGGACCAACGATCCTAATACGGCTGTTTTTTGTATTAATAGTTTGGGATTATTATTAGGAGAATTGTGTTCGTTAAAGGAGGGGTACGTTGTGATGGAAGAAGAAGGTTCAGAAGGTAAAATTTATCGAGAAACCTATGATTTAGATAGGTTGCTACGTGATACTTTCCTTCAAATCATTCACTATGGACAAGGAGATGTTTATGTGATGTTAGCTGTTTTTCAAGCTTACCGTCATATGACGAATGAAGCGAAATTTACCAATAGAGAAGTCATCCAGGAGCAAGCACATTACCTTTTTGATCGTTTGTTGAAAACGGTCCATGATTCTTTAGAAAAGAAATTAATTATAGAGGCCTACGAAGATATTCTTAAATCAGAAAGCAAATTTTAA